One Saccharomyces eubayanus strain FM1318 chromosome VIII, whole genome shotgun sequence genomic window carries:
- the SHU1 gene encoding Shu1p, producing the protein MRFEERLQQLVAEEWGPEQSDAEVLVIVLGDAARKYVESGALREHVIPKTIAGHVASRGRVAVVFLGRVKYLYMYLTRMQAQARAPRYSHVLVYGLWDLTATQDGPRQLRLLSLVLCQCLNLPSKVEFYPEPPVASVAARLLQYWRHVMG; encoded by the coding sequence ATGAGGTTTGAAGAACGACTACAGCAACTGGTGGCAGAGGAGTGGGGTCCGGAACAGTCAGACGCAGAAGTGCTGGTGATAGTCCTGGGAGACGCCGCCAGGAAGTACGTGGAATCTGGAGCGCTGCGGGAGCACGTGATCCCAAAGACGATCGCAGGTCACGTGGCCAGCCGTGGGCGGGTAGCCGTTGTGTTTCTCGGGCGGGTAAAGTACCTCTACATGTATCTCACCCGGATGCAGGCGCAGGCACGTGCTCCGCGGTACTCGCACGTGCTCGTTTACGGCCTGTGGGACCTCACCGCGACCCAGGACGGCCCACGGCAACTGCGACTGCTCAGCCTGGTGCTGTGCCAGTGTCTAAATCTGCCCTCTAAGGTCGAGTTCTACCCAGAACCGCCTGTAGCCAGCGTGGCTGCGCGGCTGCTGCAGTACTGGAGGCACGTGATGGGGTAG
- the MRP4 gene encoding mitochondrial 37S ribosomal protein uS2m: MQRHICARNLRRLSSLRSPCLSRRFQSSSSVPVNNSNNDEVLLLQQKQMYDEIRAELKSLSEIPEDEMLPELKKSLGEGELSAKEQLLENELNEFFKSXAQSNKLFENATSAGQSSAAVAAVNTTSKPYPNLIPSTNDKPYTSQELFLRQFRHSMHTAKLGSTISKVYFPHKDIFYPPLPEAITVENLLSAGVHLGQSTSLWRSSTQSYVYGEYKGVHIIDLNQTLSCLKRAAKVVEGVSESGGIILFLGTRKGQKRGLEEAAKKTHGYYVSTRWIPGTLTNSTEISGIWEKQEIDSHDTPTQRELSPNETSKQVKPDLLVVLNPTENRNALLEAIKSRVPTVAIIDTDSEPSLVTYPIPGNDDSLRSVNLLLGVLARAGQRGLQNRLAQNNKN; the protein is encoded by the coding sequence ATGCAGAGACACATTTGTGCGAGGAACCTAAGACGTCTCTCCTCCTTGAGGAGCCCTTGCCTATCTAGGAGATTCCAGTCTTCATCATCCGTTCCGGTCAACAATTCCAACAACGATGAGGTTCTGCTTTTGCAGCAGAAACAAATGTACGACGAAATCCGTGCAGAGTTAAAGTCCCTTTCGGAAATTcctgaagatgaaatgcTACCTGAACTGAAAAAGTCATTAGGGGAAGGCGAACTATCCGCCAAGGAACAACTATTGGAAAATGAGCTGAACGAGTTCTTCAAGAGTTWTGCTCAGTCGAACAAGCTGTTTGAAAACGCCACATCTGCTGGACAATCTTCGGCAGCAGTTGCAGCAGTCAATACCACAAGCAAGCCTTACCCTAATCTTATACCTTCCACCAACGACAAACCGTATACTTCTCAGGAACTTTTCTTGCGTCAATTCAGGCACTCTATGCATACCGCTAAATTAGGCTCCACCATATCGAAGGTGTACTTCCCCCACAAAGACATTTTCTACCCACCTCTTCCTGAAGCCATTACCGTCGAGAACTTGTTATCTGCTGGTGTCCACTTGGGCCAGTCCACCTCGCTTTGGAGGTCTTCCACGCAATCTTACGTATACGGCGAATATAAGGGCGTCCATATAATAGATCTGAACCAAACACTGTCTTGTTTGAAAAGAGCCGCCAAGGTTGTGGAGGGCGTTTCGGAATCTGGCGGGATCATCTTGTTCCTGGGAACAAGGAAGGGACAGAAAAGAGGCTTGGAGGAAGCCGCCAAGAAAACGCATGGCTATTATGTCTCCACAAGATGGATCCCGGGCACTTTGACTAACTCTACAGAAATTTCGGGTATTTGGGAAAAGCAGGAAATCGACTCTCATGACACACCCACACAAAGAGAACTATCTCCAAACGAAACATCGAAACAGGTCAAGCCCGACTTGCTAGTCGTGCTCAACCCTACAGAAAACAGAAACGCTCTGCTGGAGGCCATCAAATCAAGAGTTCCCACCGTTGCAATCATCGATACGGACTCCGAACCCTCCCTGGTCACTTATCCTATCCCAGGTAATGATGACTCTTTGAGGTCCGTCAACCTTTTACTAGGTGTTCTGGCTAGAGCTGGCCAGAGAGGCTTACAAAACCGGTTGGCACAAAATAACAAGAATTAG
- the LAG1 gene encoding sphingosine N-acyltransferase LAG1 produces MEPATDKSIDRLVVNARTRRRTSSVGKIDLGDTVPGFAAMHETTASKNEAKKRMQALTGDSKKDSDLLWKVWFSYREINYRHSWLSPFLVLVCAYSAYFSSGNRTETNPLHMFVAASYQVGDTDSYGKGIKDLCFVFFYMIFFTFLREFLMDVVIRPFTIFLKVDSEHRQKRMMEQMYAIFYYGISGPFGLYIMYHSDLWLFKTLPMYRTYPDITNPFLFKVFYLGQAAFWAQQACVLVLQLEKPRKDYKELVFHHIVTLLLIWSSYVFHFTKMGLPIYITMDVSDFFLSLSKVLNYLNSMFTPVVFGLFVSFWIYLRHFVNIKILWSVMTEFRHEGSYVLNYATQQYKCWISLPIILVLIGALQLVNLYWLFLILRILHRLIWQGIQKDERSESDSAGSDGKEESKEKHE; encoded by the coding sequence ATGGAACCAGCTACAGACAAATCTATCGATAGATTAGTTGTCAATGcgagaacaagaagacgTACCTCTTCTGTAGGGAAGATTGATCTGGGTGATACAGTGCCTGGGTTTGCCGCTATGCATGAGACTACGGCGTCCAAGAATGAGGCTAAGAAGAGAATGCAGGCATTAACTGGGGACTCTAAGAAAGACAGTGATCTTCTGTGGAAGGTTTGGTTCTCATATAGAGAAATAAACTATCGTCATAGTTGGTTATCACCCTTTCTCGTACTCGTATGCGCATATAGTGCATACTTTTCATCCGGGAATAGAACAGAAACAAACCCATTGCATATGTTCGTAGCCGCATCTTATCAGGTTGGTGATACTGATTCATATGGAAAAGGTATAAAGGATTTGTGTTTTGTGTTTTTCTACatgattttcttcaccttTTTGCGTGAATTCTTGATGGATGTTGTCATTCGACCATTTAcgattttcttgaaggTCGACTCTGAGCATCGTCAAAAACGTATGATGGAACAAATGTATGCCATTTTCTATTATGGTATCTCAGGTCCCTTTGGCCTTTATATCATGTATCATAGTGATTTGTGGCTGTTCAAGACACTTCCAATGTACAGAACGTATCCTGATATAACCaatccatttttgttcaaagtgTTTTACTTAGGACAAGCAGCGTTTTGGGCACAACAAGCCTGTGTCCTTGTTTTACAATTGGAAAAGCCAAGAAAGGATTACAAGGAATTAGTTTTCCACCATATTGTGACGCTGTTATTAATTTGGTCATCGTATGTTTTCCATTTTACCAAAATGGGGTTACCAATTTATATCACCATGGATGTTTCggattttttcctttctttgtCTAAAGTACTAAACTACTTAAATTCCATGTTCACCCCTGTTGTTTTCGGTTTGTTCGTGTCTTTCTGGATTTATCTACGTCATTTTGTGAATATAAAGATACTATGGTCTGTCATGACGGAATTCCGTCATGAGGGAAGTTATGTGTTAAATTACGCCACGCAACAATACAAATGTTGGATTTCGTTGCCGATCATATTGGTGCTAATCGGAGCTTTACAATTAGTTAATTTGTATTGGCTGTTTTTAATTCTCAGAATCTTGCATAGATTGATATGGCAAGGCATTcaaaaagatgaaagaaGTGAAAGTGACTCCGCCGGGAGCGACGGAAAGGAGGAATCCAAGGAAAAGCATGAATAG
- the HSE1 gene encoding ESCRT-0 subunit protein HSE1: MSSSMTEMRNAVLRATDPKLRTDNWQYILDVCDLVKEDPEDNGQEVMDLIEKRLEQQDANVILRTLSLIVSLAENCGSRLRQDISSKHFTSLIFALIESHSVHITLKKAVADMVKQLSDSFKDDPSLRAMDDLYDKIKRKAPYLVKQPNVPEKRNMGTSTDSSDDEELQKAMKMSLFEYEKQKKLQEQEKERVCEPPQQQQQQQQQQQHNQHNQTSAALGQTVVRRVRAMYDLSTNEPDELSFRKGDVITVLEQVYRDWWKGALRGRMGIFPLNYVTPIAEPSKEETENERNREAMIFSQKSTVDQLHNSLNTASKTGSSNEVLQDPHIGDMYGSITPLRPQVTRMLGKYAKEKEDMLSLRQVLANAEHTYNELMDRAANVYIPPPAAAVAAPYSGMPNTNVAPAMPPQRKSYPNPDYASYSSNQHTHNSVNSKPDVPQYGYDNGYSITSQPPPGYEQ, translated from the coding sequence ATGTCATCATCCATGACAGAAATGAGAAATGCCGTATTGAGGGCGACAGATCCTAAATTAAGAACTGATAACTGGCAGTATATTCTAGATGTTTGTGATTTGGTTAAAGAGGATCCTGAAGATAATGGGCAGGAGGTCATGGATCTTATAGAGAAGAGGCTGGAACAACAGGATGCCAACGTAATTTTAAGGACGCTCTCTTTGATCGTTTCACTCGCAGAAAATTGTGGTTCCCGCTTGAGACAGGATATTAgttcaaaacattttaCTTCATTGATATTTGCGCTCATCGAAAGCCATTCGGTGCATATTACCCTAAAGAAAGCAGTAGCTGATATGGTCAAGCAGCTGTCTgactctttcaaagatgatCCGTCATTGCGTGCTATGGACGATTTGTATGACAAAATTAAGAGAAAGGCACCTTACTTGGTAAAACAACCCAATGTGCCAGAAAAGCGTAACATGGGCACCTCAACTGACAGTTCAGACGACGAGGAATTACAAAAAGCGATGAAAATGTCTTTGTTCGAATACgaaaagcagaaaaaactacaagaacaagaaaaagaaagagtttGCGAGCCTCcgcagcaacagcagcagcaacagcagcaacaacagcataATCAGCATAACCAGACTTCTGCAGCATTAGGGCAGACTGTTGTGAGAAGAGTTCGAGCCATGTATGACTTGTCCACTAACGAACCTGATGAATTATCATTTCGAAAGGGTGACGTCATCACAGTACTGGAACAAGTATATAGAGATTGGTGGAAGGGAGCTCTTCGAGGAAGGATGGGTATATTCCCTTTAAACTATGTAACGCCAATTGCTGAGCCATCGAAAGAggaaacagaaaatgagAGAAATAGAGAGGCAATGATATTTTCCCAAAAAAGTACTGTAGATCAACTACATAATTCTCTAAACACTGCATCTAAAACGGGAAGCTCAAATGAAGTACTACAGGATCCTCATATTGGCGATATGTACGGTTCAATAACGCCTTTAAGACCGCAAGTTACAAGAATGTTGGGTAAGTATGCGAAGGAGAAAGAGGACATGCTCTCCTTACGTCAAGTACTCGCAAACGCGGAACACACATATAATGAGCTAATGGACCGCGCAGCAAACGTTTATATCCCACCCCCAGCAGCAGCGGTTGCAGCTCCTTACTCCGGAATGCCCAACACTAATGTCGCTCCGGCAATGCCACCTCAGAGGAAAAGTTATCCAAACCCTGATTATGCATCGTACTCCTCGAATCAACATACACATAATTCTGTGAATAGTAAGCCCGACGTTCCGCAGTATGGTTATGACAATGGATACTCAATTACTAGTCAACCACCACCCGGTTATGAGCAATAG